A region from the uncultured Macellibacteroides sp. genome encodes:
- a CDS encoding PDZ domain-containing protein gives MNKRFMLGLFVFASAPLFLQAADEARLLRFPATNGSEIVFTYGGDLYKVAAKGGEAQRLTSHVGYEMFPRFSPDGKTIAFTGQYDGNTEVYSMPSTGGEPLRVTYTATNSRDDLGDRMGPNNIVMTWTPDGASIVYRNRISDGFAGKLYTVSPEGGLSQVIPLPEGGFCCYSPDGKQFAYNRVFREFRTWKYYKGGMADDIWIYDEQSKKTDNITNNVAQDIMPMWIGDEIFFISDRDRTMNIFVYNTKTKQTSKVTNFTEYDVKFPSCNGSKIVFENAGFIYMMDAASKKAEKVSITLKSDNIYARAEVKDVSRNISAVSLSPAGERLAITARGEVFNLPADKGVTKNITRTPGAHERDASWSPNGKHIAYISDVTGETELYLQPAAGGEAVQLTKNNDTYIRSFQWSPDASKIFYTDRKNRVNQLDVTTRQVSLVLHDSVGEFRDLAISPDGKWLTYSRTAENEFNIVYVYNLAAKKEYPVTDKWYNSDSPVFSTDGKYLLFTSARDFNPTYGAVEWNHVYNNMSSVYMAILSKDTPSPFLEKDDEVAAKKEVTVTVTDVKSGKKSDKAVDKTVDKGVDKSVDKAAQAVKFDADGIIDRIVRLPIPGGYYGNIYSDGKKVYYWGRGATQVYDLDKQKEEVVADDARMFVENGSKKALFLKNNMVYVTDIPSGKADLKEAVNTSNMKVTTDYAKEWAQIYNEGWRHMRDGFYLENMHGVDWKAMKAKYEVLLPYVKTRLDLNYIIGELIGELNCGHAYISPGETDRADRIQTGLLGAEVSRDKSGFFRIEKIIPGASWSKELRSPLTEPGVKAKEGDYIIAIDGVPANSVKDMYSLLTGKAGVPTELTLNSTPSAAGARKVVINPIANEYPLYHYNWIQNNIRKVDEASNGKIGYIYIPDMGPEGLNEFSRYFYPQLDKEGLIVDDRANGGGNVSPMILERLSREAYRVTMRRGSTRRGTVPDAVQIGPKVCLINKYSASDGDLFPWGFRSLGLGKLIGTRTWGGIVGISGSLPFIDGTDMRVPFFTSYDPKTGEWIIENHGVDPDILIDNDPAKEWAGEDQQLNRAIEEVKAQMKDRKPLPPVPAPRDFSK, from the coding sequence ATGAATAAACGATTTATGCTTGGGCTTTTTGTATTTGCCTCTGCTCCATTGTTCCTTCAGGCGGCAGATGAGGCGAGGTTATTGCGCTTCCCGGCTACCAACGGGAGTGAGATAGTGTTTACCTATGGAGGCGATTTGTATAAGGTTGCAGCCAAAGGGGGAGAGGCTCAGCGATTAACATCGCATGTGGGTTACGAAATGTTTCCCCGGTTTTCTCCCGATGGTAAAACAATCGCTTTTACCGGTCAGTACGACGGAAATACGGAAGTGTATTCGATGCCTTCGACCGGTGGTGAGCCGCTTCGTGTAACCTATACGGCCACCAATTCCCGTGATGATCTGGGCGACCGCATGGGGCCCAATAATATTGTGATGACATGGACTCCCGATGGTGCTTCCATCGTGTACCGTAACCGCATCAGCGATGGGTTTGCGGGTAAACTTTATACGGTTTCTCCCGAAGGCGGACTTTCTCAGGTGATTCCCCTTCCAGAAGGTGGATTCTGCTGCTACTCGCCCGATGGAAAACAATTTGCTTATAACCGCGTTTTCCGCGAATTCCGGACCTGGAAATATTATAAGGGTGGAATGGCCGATGATATTTGGATATACGACGAACAGTCAAAGAAGACAGATAATATTACCAACAATGTGGCGCAGGATATCATGCCGATGTGGATTGGCGACGAGATATTCTTTATCTCCGACCGCGACCGCACCATGAATATTTTTGTTTATAATACCAAAACCAAACAGACCAGTAAGGTGACCAACTTTACCGAGTACGATGTGAAGTTCCCAAGCTGCAATGGTTCAAAGATAGTTTTCGAAAATGCGGGCTTTATTTATATGATGGATGCTGCTTCTAAGAAAGCCGAGAAGGTTAGCATTACCTTGAAATCCGACAATATTTATGCACGTGCGGAAGTGAAGGATGTTTCCCGAAACATAAGTGCTGTAAGTTTGTCTCCCGCCGGCGAACGTCTGGCTATTACTGCCCGTGGAGAAGTTTTTAATCTTCCGGCAGATAAAGGGGTAACCAAAAACATTACCCGTACGCCTGGTGCACACGAACGGGATGCAAGCTGGTCGCCCAATGGCAAGCATATCGCTTACATTTCCGATGTTACTGGCGAAACCGAACTCTACTTGCAGCCTGCAGCTGGTGGCGAAGCTGTACAGCTGACCAAAAACAACGATACCTATATCCGTTCTTTTCAGTGGAGCCCCGATGCGTCCAAAATCTTTTATACGGACAGAAAGAACCGGGTGAATCAACTGGATGTGACCACCAGGCAGGTGAGTCTTGTTTTGCATGATTCTGTAGGCGAATTCAGGGATTTGGCTATATCGCCGGATGGCAAATGGCTTACTTATAGCCGTACAGCCGAAAATGAGTTCAATATTGTATATGTTTATAACCTGGCAGCCAAAAAAGAATATCCGGTAACCGACAAATGGTATAACTCCGACAGTCCTGTATTCAGTACCGATGGCAAGTATCTGTTGTTTACTTCGGCCCGCGATTTTAATCCTACCTACGGTGCCGTAGAGTGGAATCACGTGTACAACAACATGTCTAGTGTGTATATGGCTATTTTATCCAAAGATACCCCGTCTCCTTTCCTTGAAAAGGATGATGAAGTGGCAGCCAAGAAAGAAGTGACGGTAACTGTAACCGATGTAAAGTCCGGAAAGAAATCGGACAAGGCTGTTGATAAGACTGTTGATAAAGGTGTTGATAAGTCTGTTGATAAGGCAGCCCAGGCTGTGAAATTTGATGCCGACGGAATCATTGACCGTATTGTCCGTCTGCCGATACCGGGAGGATACTATGGTAATATCTATTCGGATGGAAAGAAGGTATACTATTGGGGCAGAGGAGCTACGCAGGTGTACGACCTGGATAAACAGAAAGAGGAAGTGGTTGCGGACGATGCCCGGATGTTTGTTGAAAACGGATCAAAGAAGGCGCTGTTCCTGAAAAACAATATGGTTTATGTTACGGACATTCCTTCCGGGAAGGCCGACCTGAAAGAGGCTGTTAACACGTCTAATATGAAGGTGACCACAGACTATGCAAAAGAGTGGGCACAGATTTACAATGAAGGATGGCGTCACATGCGGGATGGTTTCTATCTCGAGAATATGCATGGTGTGGATTGGAAAGCAATGAAGGCTAAATACGAAGTCTTATTGCCTTACGTGAAAACACGCCTCGACCTGAATTACATTATTGGAGAGTTGATTGGGGAATTGAATTGCGGTCATGCTTATATCAGTCCGGGCGAAACCGACCGTGCCGACCGGATTCAAACCGGACTACTTGGTGCTGAAGTGTCTCGCGACAAGAGTGGCTTTTTCCGCATTGAGAAGATTATTCCCGGAGCTTCCTGGAGTAAGGAACTACGTTCGCCGTTAACCGAGCCGGGCGTGAAAGCGAAAGAGGGTGATTATATTATAGCCATCGATGGCGTTCCGGCCAACAGTGTGAAAGATATGTACTCGCTGCTGACAGGTAAAGCCGGTGTTCCAACCGAACTTACATTAAACAGTACGCCATCGGCTGCCGGAGCACGTAAAGTGGTTATCAATCCTATTGCCAACGAATATCCCTTGTATCACTACAACTGGATACAAAACAACATCCGCAAGGTAGATGAGGCCTCAAACGGAAAGATCGGATATATTTATATTCCCGATATGGGTCCGGAAGGACTTAACGAGTTTTCGCGCTATTTCTATCCGCAGTTGGATAAGGAAGGGCTGATTGTTGACGATCGTGCCAATGGCGGAGGTAATGTTTCGCCGATGATTCTGGAACGACTTTCAAGAGAAGCATACCGTGTAACCATGCGCCGGGGTTCGACCCGTCGGGGTACGGTGCCTGATGCTGTACAGATTGGTCCGAAGGTTTGTCTTATTAACAAGTATTCGGCTTCTGACGGGGATCTGTTCCCCTGGGGATTCCGTTCCCTTGGCTTAGGAAAGCTTATCGGTACCCGTACATGGGGCGGTATTGTGGGAATCAGTGGTTCGCTGCCTTTTATCGACGGAACCGATATGCGTGTCCCCTTCTTTACAAGCTATGATCCGAAGACTGGTGAGTGGATTATCGAAAATCATGGTGTTGATCCGGATATTCTGATTGATAACGACCCGGCAAAGGAATGGGCGGGAGAAGATCAGCAGCTGAACCGGGCAATAGAGGAAGTAAAAGCTCAAATGAAAGATCGCAAGCCGTTGCCTCCGGTACCGGCTCCGAGAGATTTCAGTAAGTAA
- a CDS encoding LysO family transporter translates to MFTVIGIMFLGIIAGYLLRNQKQLRYTGRFISYTIFLLLFLLGTSVGSNKVIVTSLPDIGGKAILISLAATLGSVICAWIVYRYFFKKGGES, encoded by the coding sequence ATGTTTACAGTTATCGGGATTATGTTCCTTGGAATCATTGCAGGTTATCTGCTAAGAAACCAAAAGCAACTACGTTATACCGGGAGATTTATCTCCTACACCATATTTTTGTTATTATTCCTTCTTGGTACTTCGGTAGGTAGCAACAAAGTGATTGTTACCAGTCTGCCGGATATAGGAGGGAAAGCTATTCTTATTTCACTTGCTGCCACTTTGGGAAGCGTGATATGTGCCTGGATCGTGTATCGCTACTTTTTTAAGAAAGGAGGCGAATCGTGA
- a CDS encoding heavy metal-binding domain-containing protein, giving the protein MLLTTTNTIEGKQITQYYGIVSGETIIGANMFKDFFAGIRDIVGGRAGSYESVLREAKEIAMREMSDQAKSLGANAVIGIDLDYETVGANGSMLMVTAAGTAVRYL; this is encoded by the coding sequence ATGTTACTTACCACTACAAACACCATTGAAGGGAAACAAATTACCCAGTATTACGGGATTGTTTCCGGCGAAACCATTATCGGGGCAAATATGTTCAAAGACTTCTTTGCCGGCATACGAGATATCGTTGGCGGACGCGCAGGATCGTACGAAAGCGTACTTCGCGAGGCCAAAGAGATAGCCATGAGAGAAATGAGCGACCAGGCCAAGAGTCTTGGTGCAAACGCTGTGATTGGCATCGATCTCGATTACGAAACAGTTGGAGCAAACGGAAGTATGCTGATGGTAACAGCCGCCGGAACTGCGGTTCGATATCTCTGA
- a CDS encoding DUF4252 domain-containing protein, whose product MKKLLTIILICTASMTTQAQQFAGKFLKEFDNDRNFSVVNITPEMFGLMGDMKIDDPDLESLINNIDGLRIVSAPSNKPVYEKWSLKTLTGFEEMMSIRSPGASDMRLMVKRSRNKVKELVMFVKNDTSFVVVNIAGNLDMKQLSKLSGITGVKELEQLDKVKDK is encoded by the coding sequence ATGAAGAAGTTGCTGACTATTATTTTGATATGCACCGCTTCGATGACAACGCAGGCCCAACAGTTTGCCGGAAAATTTTTAAAAGAGTTTGATAATGACCGCAATTTCTCGGTGGTAAACATTACCCCCGAAATGTTTGGTCTTATGGGTGATATGAAGATTGATGATCCTGATTTAGAATCTCTGATTAACAATATAGATGGACTCCGAATTGTTTCGGCTCCATCCAATAAGCCTGTTTACGAAAAGTGGTCGCTTAAAACGTTGACAGGTTTCGAGGAAATGATGTCGATCCGTAGTCCGGGTGCATCGGATATGCGCCTTATGGTTAAACGGTCCAGAAACAAGGTGAAGGAGCTGGTGATGTTCGTTAAGAATGATACCTCTTTTGTTGTTGTTAATATTGCAGGAAATCTTGATATGAAGCAGTTGTCCAAATTGTCCGGCATTACCGGCGTAAAGGAATTGGAACAGCTCGACAAAGTAAAAGATAAGTAA
- the dacB gene encoding D-alanyl-D-alanine carboxypeptidase/D-alanyl-D-alanine-endopeptidase — translation MNKKILSSALLLCLTLSVWGQTPQPVKRLLKMPSMKGATLSLIIQEVGSDKPKYAVAQDMAVIPASVMKTITTASALELLGTDYRFPTTISYDGYIKEGVLHGNLYIEGSGDPTLGSRFVKDNNDEFLADWLKGIQAAGIQSVTGSVIADERCFDTEGVSIKWVGEDLGSYFGAGSYGLSVFDNQYKLYVQTGEVGSKPVIKHSEPAMNSLRFHNYLIAGSVAADSSYTLGAPFSDDRYLYGVVPADRSLYTLKGDMPDPPYFLADYFTRYLKNKGIKATGEPTNFRLLNEKQQESNGKRVKLITTYSPTVSEIVKITNEVSQNLYADALLKTIGNSYKPLPGEVISSFGNGIKRVKQFWDEKGIDTYPLWMFDGSGLSSSDKLSARFMTDVLLYMAKDASSSRAFYNSLPRAGLEGSVRNFLKGFSLEGSIRLKSGSMSRVKGYAGYVDKDGKRYCLALFVNNYSCDGKEMTYELDRLLRTLLD, via the coding sequence ATGAATAAGAAAATATTATCTTCCGCCCTTCTTCTCTGCCTCACCTTATCGGTCTGGGGACAAACACCTCAACCGGTGAAAAGGTTACTAAAGATGCCCTCAATGAAAGGGGCTACCCTCTCTCTGATAATCCAGGAGGTGGGAAGCGACAAACCCAAGTATGCTGTCGCTCAGGATATGGCTGTTATTCCGGCTTCGGTAATGAAGACAATTACGACGGCCAGTGCGCTTGAATTGCTGGGCACCGACTACCGCTTTCCGACAACCATATCATATGACGGCTATATCAAAGAGGGCGTTTTGCATGGCAACTTGTATATTGAAGGAAGCGGCGATCCTACGCTTGGTTCCCGGTTTGTTAAAGACAATAACGACGAGTTTCTGGCTGACTGGCTTAAAGGAATACAGGCAGCAGGAATACAGTCCGTAACCGGATCGGTTATAGCAGACGAACGTTGTTTCGACACCGAAGGAGTTTCAATCAAGTGGGTGGGCGAAGATCTGGGTAGTTATTTCGGAGCCGGAAGTTACGGCCTTTCTGTATTCGATAACCAGTATAAACTGTATGTACAAACAGGGGAAGTAGGATCGAAGCCGGTCATAAAACATTCGGAACCCGCCATGAACAGTTTGCGCTTTCACAATTACCTAATTGCCGGTTCGGTTGCCGCCGACAGTTCCTATACGCTTGGCGCTCCTTTTTCGGACGACCGCTATCTGTACGGGGTTGTTCCGGCAGACAGGTCGCTTTATACCCTAAAAGGTGATATGCCTGACCCACCCTATTTTCTGGCAGATTATTTTACGCGCTACCTTAAAAATAAAGGAATCAAAGCTACAGGCGAGCCTACTAACTTCAGGTTATTGAATGAAAAGCAGCAGGAAAGCAACGGGAAAAGAGTAAAACTGATTACCACGTACTCGCCCACCGTAAGCGAAATAGTGAAAATAACCAACGAAGTGAGTCAGAATCTCTATGCGGATGCATTGCTCAAAACCATTGGTAATTCTTACAAGCCTCTCCCCGGCGAGGTAATCTCTTCGTTCGGTAATGGGATTAAACGGGTAAAACAGTTTTGGGATGAAAAGGGTATAGACACTTATCCGCTTTGGATGTTCGACGGAAGCGGTCTCTCGTCGAGCGATAAACTCTCCGCGCGATTTATGACAGACGTGCTTTTATACATGGCAAAGGATGCCTCCTCGTCACGGGCATTTTACAACTCACTGCCCCGGGCCGGTCTGGAAGGCTCCGTTCGTAATTTCTTAAAGGGATTCTCTCTGGAAGGAAGTATCCGCTTAAAAAGCGGAAGTATGAGCCGGGTGAAAGGATATGCAGGCTATGTGGACAAAGATGGAAAGCGTTACTGTCTGGCTCTTTTTGTAAACAACTATTCCTGCGATGGAAAAGAGATGACCTACGAGCTGGATCGGTTACTACGTACGTTGCTCGATTAA
- a CDS encoding sigma-70 family RNA polymerase sigma factor, which yields MKIEEFTTKILPLKNNLLRVAFRITGNTEEAEDVVQEVMLKMWSQRESWDTIDSLPAYCMMMSRNLALDRIRHWRCLDEEVGDDQVVVSSDVTPYSEAAYNDQREWVRRLVATLPELQQKMIQLREEEEMSYADIAGVLNITESKVKSDLFRIRQYLKQAFEKVNSYGLRNDK from the coding sequence ATGAAAATAGAAGAGTTTACGACGAAAATACTGCCTCTTAAGAATAATCTGCTACGGGTTGCTTTCCGTATAACGGGCAATACCGAAGAGGCCGAAGACGTCGTGCAGGAAGTTATGCTTAAGATGTGGAGCCAGCGAGAGAGCTGGGATACGATTGACAGTCTTCCTGCCTACTGCATGATGATGAGCCGTAATCTGGCATTGGACCGGATAAGGCACTGGCGTTGCCTTGACGAGGAGGTTGGCGATGATCAGGTGGTAGTCTCTTCTGATGTAACTCCTTATAGTGAAGCGGCTTATAATGATCAGCGAGAATGGGTGCGGCGCCTTGTGGCCACACTGCCGGAACTGCAGCAAAAGATGATCCAGCTGCGGGAAGAAGAGGAAATGAGTTATGCTGATATTGCAGGCGTACTCAATATTACGGAAAGTAAAGTAAAATCAGACCTGTTCAGGATACGCCAATATTTAAAACAGGCATTCGAAAAAGTAAATAGTTATGGATTACGCAATGATAAATGA
- a CDS encoding GH92 family glycosyl hydrolase: MRRTIASIIAISFYLFAGSPKTMAIQHSENKIQYVDPFIGTGFHGHTFPGSTRPFAMVQLSPDTHILGWDASSGYHYDDRQLFAFSHTHLSGTGIGDLGDVALLPFSGGDSIKPVATFKKESEQASPGLYKVTLDNFGVDVALTSTDRVGFHKYTYKNRADRRVMLDLGHILQPNWGHKLVSNDVELVNDKEIRGTLRTQGWAHFHAVSYRILFSEPAESIRLFKAGKEDNLSVTEAFTSTDDLKIHFRFPESDKPLLVKVALSPVDTDGAVKNMEAELPGWDFDATVNQSQQVWNKALNGIAMESADPKVMKNFYTALYHSMIAPFAYQDTDGRYLGMDKQVHHAEAGYTNYSVFSLWDTFRALHPLMTIINPQLAADWGKVMVQGYKEGGILPKWPLASNYTGCMVGYPATSILADLICKDLAEGDLSVWTEAATRSSVYREDLAKKFKGTRELDLITRHAYFKEKLGYVPADSLPESVSWGVEMAYYDWCVSQIAKKAGKTDVADSYAKKGSFYKRYLDPETKMMRGVMADGSFRTPFNPRYSAHMKSDYTEGNAFQWSFFVPHDMDNFITAIGGKKEFEARLDTLFTTSSQVDGAEASGDITGLIGQYAHGNEPSHHMAYLYNWTSSPYKGQDRLDYIMQNFYTNEPDGIIGNEDCGQMSAWYVLSALGIYQVCPGDPVYSLGRPMIDRAEIPVKGGTFKIIAINNSPANKYVKEVRLNGKKLKKPFITYQDIVKGGVLEFKMTNKL, translated from the coding sequence GTGAGAAGAACAATCGCATCTATTATTGCAATATCGTTTTATCTGTTTGCCGGAAGCCCGAAAACGATGGCTATTCAACATTCGGAAAACAAGATACAGTACGTAGACCCGTTTATCGGCACAGGCTTTCATGGACATACTTTTCCCGGATCCACCCGCCCGTTCGCCATGGTTCAGCTAAGTCCGGACACCCATATCCTGGGATGGGACGCCAGCAGCGGATACCATTACGACGACCGACAACTATTCGCATTTAGTCATACCCACCTTAGCGGAACAGGGATTGGAGACCTTGGAGATGTGGCTCTTCTTCCTTTTTCGGGAGGAGATTCCATCAAACCGGTGGCGACTTTTAAGAAAGAATCAGAACAAGCCTCTCCGGGCCTGTATAAAGTTACATTGGATAATTTCGGAGTCGACGTGGCGTTGACTTCCACCGACCGGGTGGGTTTCCACAAATATACCTACAAAAACAGAGCGGATCGCCGGGTAATGCTCGATCTTGGGCACATCCTTCAACCCAACTGGGGACATAAGCTGGTATCCAACGATGTGGAGCTTGTAAACGACAAAGAGATCAGAGGAACGTTGCGCACCCAAGGTTGGGCGCACTTTCATGCTGTTTCGTACCGAATCCTGTTTTCTGAACCGGCCGAAAGCATCCGTTTATTCAAGGCGGGGAAAGAGGACAATCTTTCTGTTACCGAAGCGTTTACATCGACCGACGACCTTAAAATACACTTCCGGTTTCCGGAATCCGACAAACCATTGCTGGTAAAGGTCGCTCTTTCGCCGGTTGATACCGACGGGGCTGTTAAGAATATGGAAGCAGAATTGCCGGGATGGGATTTCGATGCAACCGTTAATCAGTCGCAGCAAGTATGGAATAAGGCTTTAAACGGCATTGCCATGGAAAGCGCCGATCCAAAGGTTATGAAAAACTTCTACACCGCCTTGTATCATTCCATGATTGCGCCTTTTGCCTATCAGGATACGGATGGCCGCTACCTTGGTATGGATAAGCAGGTACACCATGCCGAAGCCGGCTACACCAATTATAGCGTTTTCTCGCTTTGGGATACATTCCGGGCCTTGCATCCGTTGATGACCATAATCAATCCTCAACTGGCTGCCGATTGGGGCAAAGTAATGGTTCAGGGGTACAAAGAAGGAGGCATTCTTCCTAAATGGCCGCTTGCTTCCAACTATACCGGTTGCATGGTGGGCTACCCAGCCACTTCAATTCTGGCGGACCTTATCTGTAAAGATCTGGCAGAAGGAGATTTAAGCGTCTGGACCGAAGCGGCCACCCGTTCGTCCGTATACAGGGAAGACCTTGCCAAAAAATTTAAGGGAACACGCGAACTCGATTTAATCACCCGTCACGCTTATTTTAAAGAAAAGCTTGGCTATGTTCCGGCCGACTCGCTTCCCGAATCTGTTTCATGGGGAGTAGAAATGGCTTACTACGACTGGTGTGTCTCTCAAATTGCTAAAAAGGCAGGCAAAACGGATGTAGCAGACAGCTATGCTAAAAAAGGATCATTCTACAAACGTTACCTCGATCCGGAAACTAAAATGATGCGTGGTGTAATGGCCGACGGCTCCTTCCGCACGCCCTTCAATCCACGCTATTCGGCACACATGAAAAGCGATTACACCGAGGGCAATGCCTTTCAGTGGAGCTTTTTCGTTCCCCACGACATGGATAACTTTATCACGGCTATCGGTGGAAAGAAAGAATTCGAAGCCCGCCTCGACACCTTGTTTACCACCTCATCTCAGGTAGACGGAGCCGAAGCTTCCGGCGATATTACGGGATTGATAGGTCAGTATGCCCACGGGAACGAGCCCAGCCACCACATGGCCTATCTGTATAACTGGACTTCTTCGCCCTACAAAGGACAAGATCGGCTGGATTATATCATGCAAAACTTCTACACCAACGAGCCAGACGGGATTATTGGTAACGAAGACTGCGGACAAATGTCGGCCTGGTACGTACTCAGCGCATTAGGTATCTATCAGGTATGTCCGGGAGACCCTGTGTATTCGCTTGGGCGCCCAATGATCGATCGCGCTGAAATACCTGTAAAAGGAGGAACTTTCAAAATAATTGCGATTAACAATAGCCCGGCAAACAAGTACGTAAAAGAGGTAAGACTGAACGGAAAGAAGCTGAAAAAGCCCTTTATAACCTACCAGGATATAGTAAAAGGCGGCGTGCTGGAATTCAAGATGACAAATAAATTATAA
- a CDS encoding AI-2E family transporter — protein sequence MNPLFDKPFTFDRVARIVFSILMISGILYLVAILKNALLPFLIAWLMAYMMQPFVRFFQYKLKLRSRVLSIVMVLLLSAGILTLLYFLVVPSIVDEIQRTFDLIQTHQGNPGDVPLIPESWRLYIANQLDVLQLSELVSRENMLNAVKQIAPQLWSLLSGTFSLLFSITIVFVILLYFIFILLDYEKIAEGWIKLIPERYRPFTKGLAEDVEDSMNRYFRGQALIALCVGILFAIGFRIIDFPLAVSLGLFIGFLNLIPYLQTLGLIPMALLSLLKSTETGENFWLIFGLSLLVLCVVQSIQDLFLTPKIMGKAMGLNPAIILLSLSIWGTLLGFVGLIVALPLTTLCLSYYKRFILMEHSKIEKENAKRQIKREKISGDQ from the coding sequence ATGAATCCGCTGTTTGATAAACCATTTACCTTCGATCGTGTGGCAAGGATCGTTTTTAGTATCCTTATGATCTCGGGAATTCTCTATCTGGTGGCCATCCTGAAAAATGCGTTGCTTCCGTTTCTCATCGCATGGCTTATGGCTTATATGATGCAACCGTTTGTTCGGTTCTTTCAATACAAACTAAAGCTGCGGAGTAGGGTTCTGTCCATTGTGATGGTGCTTTTACTGTCGGCCGGGATATTAACATTACTCTATTTTCTTGTCGTGCCGTCTATCGTTGACGAGATTCAACGAACGTTCGACCTGATTCAAACGCATCAGGGAAACCCCGGAGATGTACCGTTAATACCAGAGTCATGGCGTTTATATATTGCCAATCAGCTTGATGTGCTTCAGCTAAGTGAGCTGGTTAGCCGTGAAAATATGCTTAACGCAGTGAAACAGATAGCCCCTCAGTTATGGTCCCTGTTGTCGGGCACCTTCTCTTTGCTGTTTAGTATCACCATCGTTTTTGTTATTCTGCTTTATTTTATTTTTATTCTGCTTGATTATGAAAAGATAGCCGAAGGGTGGATAAAACTTATCCCGGAACGCTATCGTCCTTTTACAAAAGGGCTGGCCGAAGACGTTGAAGATAGTATGAACCGATATTTCCGCGGACAGGCACTTATCGCCCTGTGTGTAGGTATCCTTTTTGCAATCGGATTCCGGATAATTGATTTTCCGCTTGCAGTCTCTCTGGGCCTGTTTATCGGATTCCTGAATCTTATTCCGTATCTGCAGACTTTGGGTCTAATTCCCATGGCGTTACTAAGTCTGCTTAAATCGACAGAAACAGGCGAAAACTTTTGGCTGATTTTTGGATTATCTCTTTTGGTTTTATGTGTTGTTCAATCTATTCAGGATTTATTTCTCACTCCAAAGATCATGGGAAAGGCTATGGGACTTAATCCAGCGATTATACTTCTCTCGCTTTCCATCTGGGGAACCTTGCTGGGCTTTGTCGGACTTATCGTTGCCTTACCTCTTACCACGCTTTGTCTTTCCTATTATAAGCGATTTATCTTAATGGAACACAGTAAGATAGAGAAAGAAAATGCGAAAAGGCAGATTAAAAGAGAAAAAATAAGTGGAGATCAATAG
- a CDS encoding lysine exporter LysO family protein, whose translation MKGSIIIVSFFIIGVLMGWAGWLPDFLLETDYTQYVLYLLMFLVGLSIGGDNKLREILLRLRFHVLLVPLATIVGTLLGSALISLVLIDLSFTDCMAVGTGFGYYSLSSVFITQYKGAEMGTIALIANISRELITLLGAPLLVRYFGRLAPICSGGATTMDTTLPIITRYSGKDLVFVAVIHGFVVDFTVPFFVTFFCTV comes from the coding sequence GTGAAGGGTAGCATCATTATCGTTTCTTTCTTTATTATAGGGGTCTTAATGGGATGGGCCGGATGGCTTCCCGATTTTCTGCTTGAGACTGATTACACCCAATATGTTTTGTATTTGCTGATGTTTCTGGTGGGGTTGAGTATCGGAGGTGATAATAAACTGAGGGAGATTTTACTCAGGCTTCGGTTTCACGTACTGCTTGTCCCGCTTGCTACGATCGTAGGTACGTTGCTCGGTTCGGCGTTGATTAGTCTGGTGCTGATTGATTTGTCGTTTACCGATTGTATGGCGGTGGGAACCGGATTCGGCTATTATTCGCTGTCTTCGGTTTTTATTACTCAGTACAAAGGGGCCGAGATGGGAACGATCGCTCTGATAGCCAATATCTCCCGTGAACTGATTACGTTGCTGGGAGCCCCTTTGCTGGTGAGGTATTTCGGACGTCTGGCACCTATTTGTTCCGGCGGGGCAACTACGATGGATACTACTTTACCGATTATTACCCGTTATTCGGGAAAAGACCTGGTGTTCGTGGCGGTTATTCACGGATTTGTAGTGGACTTTACAGTCCCGTTTTTTGTTACTTTCTTTTGTACGGTTTAA